The Takifugu flavidus isolate HTHZ2018 chromosome 17, ASM371156v2, whole genome shotgun sequence genome contains a region encoding:
- the LOC130513513 gene encoding histone H3 — translation MARTKQTARKSTGGKAPRKQLATKAARKSAPATGGVKKPHRYRPGTVALREIRRYQKSTELLIRKLPFQRLVREIAQDFKTDLRFQSSAVMALQEASEAYLVGLFEDTNLCAIHAKRVTIMPKDIQLARRIRGERA, via the coding sequence ATGGCAAGAACCAAGCAGACCGCCCGTAAATCCACCGGAGGAAAAGCTCCCAGGAAGCAGCTGGCCACCAAGGCTGCCAGGAAGAGCGCCCCGGCCACCGGCGGAGTGAAGAAGCCTCACCGTTACAGGCCTGGGACCGTGGCTCTCAGGGAGATCCGTCGCTACCAGAAATCCACCGAGCTGCTCATCCGCAAGCTGCCCTTCCAGCGCCTGGTGAGGGAGATCGCTCAGGACTTCAAGACCGATCTGCGCTTCCAGAGCTCGGCTGTCATGGCTCTGCAGGAGGCTAGCGAGGCCTACCTGGTGGGTCTCTTCGAGGACACCAACCTGTGCGCCATCCACGCCAAGAGGGTCACCATCATGCCCAAAGACATCCAGCTGGCCCGTCGTATCCGCGGAGAGAGAGCTTAA
- the LOC130513523 gene encoding histone H2A, producing MSGRGKTGGKARAKAKTRSSRAGLQFPVGRVHRLLRKGNYAERVGAGAPVYLAAVLEYLTAEILELAGNAARDNKKTRIIPRHLQLAVRNDEELNKLLGGVTIAQGGVLPNIQAVLLPKKTEKAK from the coding sequence ATGAGTGGTCGAGGAAAAACCGGCGGCAAAGCCCGAGCTAAGGCCAAGACTCGCTCTTCTCGGGCCGGGCTCCAGTTCCCAGTGGGCCGTGTTCACAGGCTGCTCCGCAAGGGCAACTATGCTGAGCGCGTTGGCGCCGGCGCTCCTGTGTACCTGGCCGCTGTGCTGGAGTATCTGACGGCTGAGATCCTGGAGTTGGCTGGAAACGCTGCCCGCGACAACAAGAAGACTCGTATCATCCCCCGCCACCTGCAGCTGGCTGTGCGCAACGACGAGGAGCTGAAcaagctgctgggaggagtgACGATCGCTCAGGGCGGCGTGTTGCCCAACATCCAGGCAGTCCTGCTGCCCAAGAAGACCGAGAAGGCCAAATAA
- the LOC130513493 gene encoding histone H1-like → MVRLSAVLSRGLVTSLRQRSTKMGEEAPAPAAPAKAAKKKATKVKRSGPSISELILKAVSASKERNGVSLAALKKNLAADGYDVEKNKARVKIAVRGLVTKGTLVQTKGTGASGSFKMNKKAAEPKAKKPAAKKAAPKAKKPAAKKAAPKAKKPKAAAAAKKPAASKKSPKKAPAKKVAKSPKKVNRSPKKVTKKAPAAKKAPAKKAPAKPKAKKAAPKKK, encoded by the coding sequence ATGGTGCGTTTAAGTGCAGTTTTGTCCCGCGGACTCGTCACCTCATTGAGACAACGATCGACGAAGATGGGAGAAGAAGCgccagcaccagccgctccggCGAAAGCCGCAAAGAAGAAGGCTACCAAAGTGAAGAGATCGGGCCCGAGCATCAGCGAGCTCATCCTGAAGGCCGTGTCCGCATCCAAGGAACGCAACGGCGTGTCTCTGGCCGCCCTGAAGAAGAATCTGGCAGCCGACGGGTACGATGTGGAGAAGAACAAGGCCCGTGTCAAGATCGCCGTCAGGGGCTTGGTGACCAAGGGGACTCTGGTCCAGACTAAGGGCACCGGAGCCTCTGGCTCTTTCAAGATGAACAAGAAAGCGGCGGAACCAAAAGCCAAAAAGCCCGCGGCCAAGAAGGCAGCCCCGAAAGCCAAGAAACCCGCGGCCAAGAAGGCGGCCCCAAAAGCCAAGAAGCCTaaagcggcagcagcagccaagaaGCCCGCAGCCAGCAAGAAGTCTCCAAAGAAGGCTCCAGCGAAGAAAGTCGCAAAAAGCCCCAAGAAGGTGAACAGAAGTCCCAAGAAAGTGACGAAGAAGGCACCTGCAGCCAAGAAAGCTCCAGCAAAGAAGGCTCCGGCCAAGCCTAAAGCCAAGAAGGCAGCACCCAAGAAGAAGTAA
- the LOC130513527 gene encoding histone H2B 1/2-like — protein MPEPAKSAPKKGSKKAVTKTAAKGGKKKRRTRKESYAIYVYKVLKQVHPDTGISSKAMSIMNSFVNDIFERIASEASRLAHYNKRSTITSREIQTAVRLLLPGELAKHAVSEGTKAVTKYTSSK, from the coding sequence ATGCCTGAACCAGCCAAGTCCGCGCCCAAGAAGGGCTCCAAGAAAGCCGTGACCAAGACGGCCGCCAAAGGAggcaagaagaagaggaggaccaggaaggaGAGCTACGCCATCTACGTGTACAAGGTGCTCAAGCAGGTGCACCCCGACACCGGCATCTCGTCCAAGGCCATGAGCATCATGAACTCGTTCGTCAACGACATCTTTGAGCGCATCGCTTCCGAGGCCTCTCGTCTGGCTCACTACAACAAGCGCTCCACCATCACGTCCAGGGAGATCCAGAccgctgtcaggctgctgctgcccggggAGCTGGCCAAGCACGCTGTGTCTGAGGGCACCAAGGCCGTCACCAAGTACACCAGCTCCAAGTAG